GTCGTTATTGTGCTATTAATAAAAAAATGACTCTAAGCATTCCTTTTTTAGCCGTTACCGATTAGTAAACTAACGATTATAGTACTCCATATTTGAtggtctcctggatgtttttggaACTTAAGGGTCGTTATTGTGCTATTAATAAACAAACGACTCTAACCATACCTATTTGAGGTCGTTAATGACCCTATTAATAAACTAACGACTCAGGTAGACCATATTTGATGATCTCTTGGATGTTTTGGATATTCATAGTCGTTTTTGTGCTATTAATAAACAAACGACTCTAAACATACCTATTTGAGGTTGTTAACGATCCTATTAATATAACTAACGACTCAGGTAAACCATATCTGATgatctcctggatgttttgggTATTCAGAGTCGTTTTTGTGCTATTCTTTTGCTAACGACTCTGTGGAAGTCGTTACGTCCTTACCATATACATTAACGAATTTAAATATACCAGTCCTCAACGGCTCTTTCCGTACGTTCCTTTTCCCAAAAAAAAGAGCCGTTATGAAATTTTCTTTATAAAGATCTCAACCCCATCAAAATCAGAATAAATCTTTTCtctcaatggcaagtccatcatcaactGAAAACATATTAAGAAAATGCAAACGAACAACCAAATCAATTacggcaatggaagaagagataagcAAAAGAAGCAAGCAACTTACTATAAAATCATCTACATCACCACCACTTGGAAAATACTTTGAATCTTTGGAAGAATCGGTAAAAAAACAAATGCCGTAATGCATCTACATCATCGTCATCGGCTACggtagaagaagaaaagaggctcgaggcaaaaaaaaaagaggtcaagaacaattccaactCAGGGAAAGAATGaagcaagttgaggaagagaccgaatggattaaaaattattacatagTCCTAGATATTAACAAAGAACATCTCGGTGACTCTATGTTTTGGAACTTGGTTTCATTCGATCCTTTTGTTGGAAAGATGGGAAACTACAAAAAAGCACGCCATGATTATACTCCAGCCCACATTGGGGATAAAGTTACTCATGTTAAGAAATTGTGCGTTAAGTACAACGAGTTTCTTGATAAGAACAGAGGGGataggtttgcggcacaagaaaaatatatcaaatggAGAAAAGAGCCGTTTTATCACTTTGAAGCCGCATTGACAGTTGAATCTCGCACCGGGAAAAGGAATTAAATGCAGTGTGTTAAAAAGAATTTATTTAGATCAAGTTTAATGTGATTTTCAACTTCTAATTCGTGTGATACTATTTCCAAGTTTCAATCTAATGAATGTTGTTCAGAATAGTGTTGTGGTCGTTAACCTTTATATATAGTAACCTAACGACTATTATTTGGTTTTATTAGTTAACGACTTTTTTGAAGGATTTCAAAAATATCCGACCGTTGGGATTTTACTCTATATAATACCACCCTTCCATTGAGAAAATTGTCCAAAACAATTCATTTACTACCAAACTGCATAAACTTTCAATGGAAATATCGGAATGGGAATCAtttgaagatttgtgtctcgttatatcgtttgctaatacgttccgtgaacgtccgaatgaaattTATTCAATATTTCGGAAAAGATTTTAAGAGTTGTTTTACAGACGTACCGGGGATCCCAATAACCGTAAATTGAGAGACTTGGCATTTGAATTCAACTACATAAAAAGCGCAATGCGAGAGTATGTAAAAGTTATAAATATGGTGTACGACTatcatccacaagctcctctaagggaaaaagtgagtaatccaatcatttttatacctatGTAACCGTTAAAAATTCGCATATTAACATTTAATGATTCTTTCAATTCTAGTTGGAACATTTTAATGGCCTGTGGAGAATTCGGAATTGGGAGACAAAGTttattcaccacaaagaatatacgacgttgtaccgacgtgcaAGGAGGTTCATCGAAGAACACTTAAATCGTCAAATTCTAGATTATCCATACTAAGTAATGCAAGATTGATGTAATGTTATTTCCTTAATGAAAAACGACAAGAATGACGACTCTAAATATTTTTTGTCTTTTCATTGACGACTCTTTAAATTTTATTGACGactcttaatttttttttccttttgattgaCGACTCTTTGGTTGCATATATCTATAGTAAAAGTCGTTGGTTTAACAAATTGGTCGTCGATTTTGAATCGTTAATGGTTCAGATGTAACTTAACGACTCTTTAATTTTTCCAAACAAAGAGGTGCTTTTACATATGAATTAGTCGTTGATGATTAAAAATGATCGGTGAAAGAGTCGGTAAGGGTCGTTAATTTAAAAATACACCCCTAACGACTATAACattcatttttaaaatatgttggCGACTCTCACTTcacattaacatattttccaGCTTTTCAATGTGATGGTCCTCGTCATTTTAACAATCATATAGACACAACAACTTCTAAACATTATGCTAAATTTTTAACACAAAATAGTTTTTACAAACAAACCATTCAAACAAAATCAATAGTACGAACTAAAGATAATAGTTGTATCTACGAAACACATAAGTTCAAGTCGACAATACCAAAAGACATAAGTTCGACTAggtctaatcaaattttaaaacATCCGACTTCCCTGACTTGATGATTTCCAATTTTTCTTTGAAGGACCCTGTGCAGGACTGCCATTTGGAGAACTACCATCTTCTCCACtagcttcatcatcatcatcatctttgtttccTTCACTTTGTTCAGCACGTTCTTGGCTTAGTTGGCTAGCTGTTTTCCTTTTCCTCTTACATTGCTTTTCCAAATCAGCAAACATTTTCTTCGCTTGAGGATTTTCAATGTGTTCGCAGTACTCAGCATACATACGGCTTTGCTCAGGTTCTACCACTTCTCCGTTGTCGGCTTTGCAACAAAATGACTTCATAAAGATCTTCATGCGTTCCCGCTATTTGCATTCAAATACCATTTAAgattaaaattattaaaattgtatGTAAATGAATAACACAATTCAAAACATAAGTACTTACCACAAGTTTAAGAATGGTGGAATCATCTCTAGTGTCGGCTGTAGAAGCAGAGGAAGATGCTTTATTGCTCCTCCTACCCGTAGTCTGATCAATCCTTATAAACCGACCGTGGGAGAAGCCTTCGTACCATGGCATGTAATCTGCACTTGCCTCGTGAACTTCATTACAAACTCCCAAAAAGAGATTTTTACCTTTCTTTTCTCCGAATGCCTATTATTTCGATGCTCAGTCGTAAGCTCAGGTTCGTAAACAACATCCAACGTCTTTCCGTCCGCCTTGCATTTCTTTAGTTTATAATTAAACGGTGGAACATAATCCTCATCGGGTGAATCTTGAACATACCTAAGGTGACGCATTACTCTATTCGGATTGTACATTCAATATCCATAAGGGTAAAACGGAGGGACATGGTAATATAATAGATCTTGGATTCCTCCTCCTCTATCTTCATTGTACGGATCAAAGTTTACCTCTTTGGCGGTCATGTTGTCCAATTTTTGGCGCATGGATAACAACTTCAACTTCTGGGTTTCCTCATTATCCTGACCCCCAATGTACTTGTATCGGGTTCCTCTTGGTTTAGTATTGTCCAATGTTGGCTCCAATTGGACGTCTTCATCGTCTTTGATCGATAAAGGAAAATGCTCGTAAATCCACACCTAAAACAcaacaaaaatttaaaattatagaCTAACAATTGATTTAAAGAACGAACAAAATTTGATAACTCAAATTACCTTAAGTAGAGCCAAATTCCCGTTCATTTGAGAAGTTCGTTCTCGGGATGCCTTTGCTAGCTCAGCGTTCAAATGTGCTACTACAGCAGTCCCCAACGAATACTTACTCACCTCCTGCAAAGGGTCCAAAAGTTGAAGAAGGTTGGCACTTACTCTATTTCCTTTGCTATCGGGAAATATGACTGAATCAAAGACATATAACAAGTATGCAACTTCCGTCGCACGAACTTCCAAATCAGATTGTAATTGATTGTCTCCGCCTCTCTTAAGTGACCCAGCATACATATTTCTAATAGTTTTGAGTTTAAACTCTCTCTTTGGGTAATCCCTTGATGAAAAGCCCAGCCGTTGTATCTTTATCCCACCCAAACAACTTCTTCGTCAATGCATATATTTTATCCCAACCTAGGCTTTTCATGAACTTGTCACCAGTGAATTTTCTTTTAACATGCAATCCTAGAATCTGTTCTGCATCTTCGGGAATCAATGTCATCTCGCCAAAGGGGAATTGGAATGTATCGACTTCACCATAATACCTCTCACAAAAACATGATACTGCAGCGTTATCATACGCAATCACGGAGTTCTCAACCGCAGCATACAAACCTGAGTTTTCAACAATGTCTCTCactcttgcacattcaccttctagcggccattttttcatttttgcatAAGAAGATTGGTGTCTAAAAAGACGCCAggcattcttatgatcctacaaaagacaaacaaatacaaattaaacataaaaaattGAATATCAACAtgttatatgaaaagaaaagttGGGAGTGTTACGATTGTCTCATAGATGGTACGGGCCCACGAGCTATcatatccaaatagaactttgtCGCCGTCTTTAGGTTCACCTCTGGCTTTCCCATTGCTAAGACGAGTAAGCTGCAAACGTATGGGTGGATTGTGTCGCGCACTGGGTTCAATTAGACCTTTCTTCTTTGGTTGTGGCTGTGGTTGCGCCGCATCCTTATGCTCCCGAATCTCCTCCTCCTCAAAATCATCACTACTACCACTATCATTTCTTTCATTACCATTTccatcattaccatcatcctcatACCCCTCTTCATCACCACTACCACTACAATTTCCCTCCccatcctcatcatcttcattaCCTTCATCCCCCTCTTTCTCAATCTTTGTCTCCTCATTACCACGATTACCACCATTCCCTCCATCGCCACCATCATTaccatcctcctcatcatcataagcAACATATTCACCTCCTAAAGGAATTTCTTCATGTTTCgcgacttcttcttcatcgcttGGGGTTGTAGATATAACATCAGAGGATGAAGCTGACGATTCAGACCAATCAGCACATGGGTCTCTGGGTTCGCGGATAATTAAGGCTACCTCACTCGGTGTTTTTCCTCGTAATAAACCCGCATTTAGGTATTTTAAGTTGCAAGGAGGTCTGGATGGAGGAGTTACCATGACATTCTTATGTTTTTTATTCTTGCTACTGTAAGCCAAAGACAACAAAAATATCAAAGGGTCGtcagaaaaaaaatcctaaaataaaCGACCCTTACAAAAACTAACGACCACATGTAATTCATTAAATATTTTTAGTTCATGCTTAACGATTCCAGCGTTTTTCCTTAACGACCCTTCCAATTTTTTTGACAGAGGAGCCGCATATGTATGGCACAGTGTCGTTCACTTATAAAATTAATCGTCCACATGAATCGTTAACATATTACTATTTATGTGAACAACTTTTTCAATATTTGGGACAAAGAGGTGGTTTGGAATATCATAAATTCGTGGATGAATAAAAATGATCATCTGAGAAAAGTTAACATGCATATAAAAAATcgttaagaaaaaataaaatggtTAACGATTGTAACCTAAATTTTTTTTACTACAGCAGGAATTGTTTTCTCCGCCACTCTAATGGTTGACGATTTCTCAAAAGTCCAACATGCACATGAAAAATCATTAAGAAAACAAGCCTCGTGATTAACGACTCGAAAAATGAGAATCCAATTTTTccaattcaaaccctaatttttaatagaacatcaaattaaactgaaACTCAAGTTAGAGTTGACGGTTTTAATGGATATATCTTCTGATTGGAGCCATTTCTTTCTCCGGCTGTTTTGATTTCTTCCTTGTTCTCGAACACATCATCGCTTCTTTAACGATATCGACGAGATCATGGATTTCACTCGCCAGTCTAGCAGTCTTCTTGATACGTGCcatgtttgtagaagaagttagtcgtcgattaaagttttcgCATCGACGATTTAGACGATGAATCATATGGACAAAAAGAATTTCTCCACAGTCGTTAATGGAGAAAATGAGACGACTAATACAGGgagggtggaggagaagaagaaacggtTTAATGTTGAAATGAAACGAGGACTTAGCTTAAGTGTTAATAGGATTTTAGGGTTAGTTTTTAGGGAAGGGTAAAATCGTActttcaccatcattttggaagCCTTTTACACAGTGTGCCCAGGCAATTTACCTTGATACCTTAAGTACTAGATATTTGCGCTCTAGATTCGTCAGAGAAAATTCTTGAATCATTATAATTATGAGTAATTCTTAATTACTCATAATTTCCCGTAGATTTTGGACTACGGGAAAACTGCCAGACACAGAATTTTCTGGTGGGTCCCGATGGACCCCGCTTTGGGGAACAATGGGTCCCGATTATGTGTTATGTGTCTGGCGGttttttttctcgatttttttcggagtctgttaagaatTTTTGTACAATTATATGGGATGAAGTCGCTATGCAGAAATGATGAAGAACCCAACAACTGTGTTTACCATGATACTGGGTGGCGACTTTAGATAAACATTACCAATTATTCAGAATGAATGTCGGGGGACGATGCTACGTTCAGGCCCAAAAATCCCGGGGAAAATCCCGGGAAGAAATCGTGCGGCAGATAAAGAGTTTGCCAATCGACACCTTGATAATGCTATTAAGAACAACCACTTGAATATCATGTTAACGGGAAATTACAGAATGTACTCAGTAGGTTATTTTGATGCATCGCCACCGTCATCATGCAAGAAAGCTATTGAGATAAACTATCCCTTAAAATCTGATTGCAATGATAAAGATGTTAGAATCTGGGGTTCTTGTAATGGCTTGCTTTGCTTTGGGATTTTTGAGGATGGTTGTATTTGTTTATGGAACCCATCTACAAGAGAGTACAGGAAAATACCACCTCCGCCATTAACTTCAGGTTTTTCCGTGAAGGATGCCTCATATGGGTCATATGGGTTTGGTTATGATTACTTGAATGATGATTACAGGTTGGTGAGGATATTATTTGGGGACGATAAGAAATCTGAAGTACAAGTCTACACGTTAAGAATTACGTTCTGTAGGATTTCATTCGATCCCCACTCATTCTAACGAGAGATTAAGCTTATCAGTGTAGGATTACGTTCTGTAGCTATGGCATCGAGTATACATGCCCCATGCTACTCTGTCTTTGTATGTGACATATGAAATAACCAGAACTGATATCAATAGTTTTAGCTTACATTTTGGTACATGTTTGTCACAAATGAAAGCCATCCAAGTTATCAAGGAGAATATAAGGAGAAATTAGATTGTACCCAAACGGGAGAGTTTAAGAGACGCATGTTTTGACCATCTAGTTAGCCTGGCAAAAACTCAAATTTTGTAGATATTCAAGAAATACAAAAGCAACTATAGGTGTTGAATTTCAGACACAAGAGTATGGAAATTGATGAGAAAGAAGTTACAGCTCAGATTTGGGATATGGCTGGGTCATGAAAGAGATAGAGCTGTTACTTCTGCTTATTGCAGAGGTGCCGCTGCCTGCTGGTGCTCTTATTGACAAGGATTAGTTTTGATAGTGCTGGTCTTTAGAAAACCATTTTCAAATTTTATAGGATTTATAGATCTGAGCTTATGTCATACAGTGTGTGGGTTCTTGCTGTTGTTTAATTTAGTTAATAATGATGTTTAGTTTCTCATAAAGATCTGTCTTTTTttattgatgatgatggtgattttATAAAACCCTTCGTTCATATTGCTTCTGTTTGAGATAGCATTTGTAGAGTATGGGATTATTAGATCATGAAAACATAAGAAATTTGTATGGTATGCATTGAAACTATAGAGGGTTTTTGAAGAGTGTCCAAAACTTCAGGGGGCTTGCTTTTTGTTGTTTAAAAAGTTTGATTTGGATTTACGAGGAAATTTGGTCTccaaatggattttttttttggaaaatgccGCTTCGATTTGATGATCGCTTTTCCTAGTGGTGCCGGACATTAGAATTTAAAAAAGTATCGTAGTGTTTTCTTTCGGTCTCTGCCAGTGTGGGCATGGATCATCTCTATCCGACTGGTCCAGTTGCTTGATAAATGTAATGCAGTATCCAATTGATATTCGCGTTTTCACTCATAACAGTGCTTCCATCTCATCATGAGGAGATTTGAAATGTGTTCCAAATTTTGATGGATTTCCTTCTGCTGTCTTGTTTGTTTCGGTTGCTTTGACATATCATCATTCTTTCATATGATTCTCAACCAAGTAATTGCCATGTTTAggaattgttgtggaaaaactGTGCAGTGATTGCCAGTCATAAGAAGAGGTTGGTCGATTAACTTGTTCCAATGCCAAGTCTACAGCAGGTTATTTTGATTGCCATTGTTTATTTTGATGCATCTTCCT
This genomic stretch from Papaver somniferum cultivar HN1 chromosome 5, ASM357369v1, whole genome shotgun sequence harbors:
- the LOC113279677 gene encoding F-box/kelch-repeat protein At3g06240-like; the encoded protein is MLRSGPKIPGKIPGRNRAADKEFANRHLDNAIKNNHLNIMLTGNYRMYSVGYFDASPPSSCKKAIEINYPLKSDCNDKDVRIWGSCNGLLCFGIFEDGCICLWNPSTREYRKIPPPPLTSGFSVKDASYGSYGFGYDYLNDDYRLVRILFGDDKKSEVQVYTLRITFCRISFDPHSF